In Candidatus Aramenus sp. CH1, the following proteins share a genomic window:
- a CDS encoding sulfurtransferase TusA family protein encodes MSEELKVKKPDEVLDVRGESCPVPEMMASKKLKKMKAGQVLEVLTDHQPAVDVTLPSLCKSNGYPFVIIKDGDVYKFRIMKVG; translated from the coding sequence ATGAGTGAAGAACTCAAGGTAAAGAAACCAGACGAAGTGTTGGACGTAAGGGGGGAGTCCTGCCCAGTGCCAGAGATGATGGCGAGCAAGAAGCTAAAGAAGATGAAGGCTGGGCAAGTGCTCGAAGTGCTTACCGACCACCAGCCTGCGGTGGACGTGACCTTGCCTTCACTTTGCAAGTCTAACGGCTACCCCTTCGTGATAATAAAGGACGGTGACGTTTACAAGTTCAGGATAATGAAGGTGGGCTAG
- a CDS encoding DUF504 domain-containing protein, producing MIRDEINRVLWSKGPLEDYMLVVWDRFKGLTEIPFTSISRVDKNYVYLNDDMVIPIHRVREIRKKGRPTWKRGVGSP from the coding sequence GTGATAAGGGACGAGATAAATAGGGTACTGTGGTCTAAGGGGCCCCTAGAGGATTACATGCTGGTGGTCTGGGACAGGTTCAAGGGGTTGACCGAAATACCCTTCACGTCTATCTCCAGAGTGGACAAGAACTACGTGTACTTAAACGACGACATGGTTATACCAATACACAGGGTGAGGGAGATCAGGAAAAAAGGTAGGCCAACTTGGAAGAGAGGAGTAGGGAGTCCTTGA
- a CDS encoding YncE family protein — protein MNYKLLLLVGFVVIIAVGFGSAYVMLRTPTTTTPTPVSTSISPSQSSSGSSSTTPNNNFYFLVLTQKGISMVVNPFSSSDSFLGFQHVVNISTSVPTQVYYWEEMPYNSTVKLGQYVFMPLNNGTVFVFNSSDMKVVKEFAVGNSPGFIGVAYSPNMQEIAIADGPSGVVELINVANLQVVWKDTFVSTTGRTYYPCDVRWDPADPNIILVPMRFNNSVDEINAGNGQVIKILSASPGSQPYMLSPNLQGNMLAVEYAGNDSVGFYSLPNLQFLGMVKMPGKLVPQRGTFTPNGQYYLEAPSNANQVVVISTSTYTVTQNITLPSTSSPGLAEIGITPGGSYAFVVIHGNVQTGGIIALISLSTMSVTYEVPLTTAPAIVLPIQIPAATYLVDNVLLPPVTGLHC, from the coding sequence ATGAACTATAAGCTATTGTTGTTAGTCGGTTTCGTGGTCATAATAGCTGTGGGTTTTGGTTCCGCGTACGTAATGCTGAGGACTCCAACCACCACGACGCCCACGCCAGTCTCAACGTCTATTTCGCCGTCCCAGTCGTCTTCTGGGAGCAGTAGCACAACCCCCAACAACAACTTCTACTTCCTAGTCTTGACCCAGAAGGGGATAAGCATGGTCGTTAACCCGTTCTCGTCATCAGACAGCTTCCTCGGCTTCCAGCACGTCGTAAACATCTCCACCAGCGTCCCAACGCAGGTCTACTACTGGGAGGAGATGCCCTACAACTCCACGGTCAAGCTGGGCCAGTACGTGTTCATGCCCCTCAACAACGGCACAGTCTTCGTCTTCAACTCCTCGGACATGAAGGTGGTAAAGGAGTTTGCCGTGGGTAACTCCCCTGGCTTTATAGGCGTCGCGTACTCGCCCAACATGCAGGAAATTGCAATAGCCGACGGCCCCTCTGGAGTGGTTGAGCTGATAAACGTCGCCAACCTCCAAGTGGTGTGGAAGGACACCTTTGTGTCGACCACAGGGAGAACCTACTACCCGTGTGACGTAAGGTGGGACCCAGCAGACCCCAACATCATACTCGTTCCCATGAGGTTCAACAACAGCGTCGACGAGATAAACGCCGGTAATGGGCAGGTGATAAAGATCCTGTCAGCGTCACCTGGCTCACAGCCCTACATGCTCAGCCCCAACCTACAAGGCAACATGTTGGCAGTGGAGTACGCGGGGAACGACTCTGTGGGCTTCTACTCCCTTCCCAACCTACAGTTCTTGGGGATGGTAAAGATGCCAGGCAAGCTAGTGCCACAGAGGGGGACCTTTACGCCTAACGGACAGTACTACTTGGAAGCGCCTAGCAACGCAAACCAAGTGGTGGTCATATCTACCTCTACCTACACCGTGACCCAAAACATAACGCTTCCCTCCACCTCTTCCCCGGGGCTCGCTGAAATCGGCATAACCCCAGGGGGTAGCTACGCCTTCGTGGTAATTCACGGAAACGTCCAGACAGGAGGGATAATAGCGCTGATATCCCTGTCTACCATGAGCGTTACTTACGAAGTCCCCCTTACCACTGCCCCCGCCATAGTGTTGCCCATCCAGATACCAGCTGCTACCTACTTGGTGGACAACGTCCTCTTACCTCCGGTCACTGGGCTACACTGTTAG
- a CDS encoding YeeE/YedE family protein, with protein MPPEILQPVFSYSWAVVFGVFALSGFILGWTAQRGNYCFVNAMTSIFTVRSFERFGALLILFGLSALGCGLLVAAGVVPAYDQYYFNYFAGWYILVGSFIFGFGAALAGGCNLSMLYRAASGYVQNWIELFGMMIGTYIFAVGIWPFQLYTMEKGIFSTTSGGYVEYVPYLLFHSVSGTTVLLTSLLFGVPLISLGVYLQRYTRAKWSGKGGGFTSFSMSLNRAIPVKSFGGNIPSPTPQPSGGLKLSQEVKDLLLLRKPYGTNLSTVILALDMILVFLVGAGYTFNYLVITSSDGGRFFEYILMLAGVHLFLNTPWFSDSLSIVDTSTLMVVMLCVGAFTSSYLSGDFKIRIPREKKRLLIGFIGGMLVGIGVRMALGCNVGLMWTNFAQLGYDGIIFLFGMLGGVYLAVKVQERL; from the coding sequence ATGCCCCCAGAGATACTCCAACCCGTTTTTTCCTATAGCTGGGCTGTGGTCTTTGGCGTCTTTGCGCTCTCTGGGTTTATCTTGGGCTGGACAGCCCAGAGGGGCAACTACTGCTTTGTCAACGCCATGACCTCAATATTCACCGTGAGGAGCTTTGAGAGGTTCGGCGCCCTCCTTATCCTCTTTGGGCTGTCTGCTTTGGGCTGTGGTCTCCTAGTCGCTGCAGGGGTTGTTCCTGCCTACGACCAATACTACTTCAACTACTTCGCTGGCTGGTACATACTAGTGGGATCGTTCATTTTCGGCTTTGGCGCTGCGCTAGCGGGAGGGTGCAACTTGTCCATGCTCTACCGCGCCGCCTCCGGTTACGTCCAGAACTGGATAGAGCTCTTCGGCATGATGATAGGTACTTACATATTCGCTGTGGGCATATGGCCCTTCCAGCTCTACACTATGGAGAAGGGCATATTCTCCACTACCTCAGGAGGGTACGTGGAGTACGTCCCTTACCTGCTCTTCCACAGCGTCTCCGGGACAACCGTCCTCCTCACTTCCCTCCTCTTCGGCGTACCTCTGATCTCCCTGGGAGTCTACCTCCAGAGGTACACTAGGGCGAAGTGGAGCGGTAAGGGTGGAGGGTTCACCTCCTTCTCCATGTCGCTCAACCGTGCAATACCGGTGAAGTCCTTTGGCGGGAACATCCCCTCACCTACTCCCCAGCCCTCTGGAGGGCTTAAGCTGAGCCAAGAGGTCAAGGACTTGCTCCTCTTGAGGAAGCCTTATGGCACAAACTTGTCCACGGTGATACTTGCACTAGACATGATCCTGGTGTTCCTCGTGGGAGCAGGGTACACCTTCAACTACTTGGTGATAACCTCGTCAGACGGTGGGAGATTCTTCGAGTACATCCTGATGCTCGCTGGAGTCCACCTCTTCCTCAACACCCCGTGGTTTAGCGACTCCCTTTCGATCGTCGACACTTCGACTCTCATGGTCGTAATGCTGTGCGTTGGGGCGTTCACCTCCTCCTACTTGAGCGGGGACTTCAAGATAAGGATTCCCAGGGAGAAGAAGAGGCTACTCATAGGCTTTATCGGAGGGATGTTGGTGGGCATAGGCGTCAGGATGGCCCTAGGTTGCAACGTTGGGCTGATGTGGACAAACTTCGCCCAGCTAGGGTACGACGGGATCATATTCCTGTTCGGCATGCTGGGAGGGGTCTACTTGGCGGTAAAGGTACAGGAGAGGTTGTGA
- a CDS encoding DsrE family protein, which produces MISGEPEKLYMGFITAIGYVASGNRVYMFFTMDALKGVTKEAEKIVLQNAKPLKYYIDNLLDMGDVEISACEFGMKVKGISEEELMQGVKVSGVSEFALKSSESKGVLVF; this is translated from the coding sequence ATGATATCTGGGGAACCGGAGAAGCTCTACATGGGCTTCATAACGGCCATAGGCTACGTGGCGAGCGGGAACAGGGTGTACATGTTCTTCACCATGGACGCGTTAAAGGGGGTCACAAAGGAGGCAGAGAAGATAGTCCTGCAGAACGCCAAGCCCCTGAAGTACTACATAGACAACCTGTTGGACATGGGAGACGTCGAGATCTCTGCATGCGAGTTCGGAATGAAGGTAAAGGGAATAAGCGAGGAAGAGCTAATGCAGGGGGTTAAGGTAAGCGGAGTGTCGGAGTTTGCTCTGAAGAGCTCTGAGTCCAAAGGAGTGCTCGTTTTTTAG
- a CDS encoding plastocyanin/azurin family copper-binding protein, whose translation MNKLLKVIVVVALVAVVGVAVGIAYTYVYLPSYYQQQSVSYYNQQLGMMGYFKSGGPGAMGGMMGGMMGYGPGFEMMGYYHGYALAYTGQVSVSQAEAEVNATGEAKVFRSNDTIVFTSTDISIVVLSMGHVRALNLTHYVPPQSAHYQHNVFVVMGLINPTIIAPSGATLHVVFINLDAGDYHNLAITPVPPPYPYYAMMYVKMDVFAVTPMIPPANYASGYAYEFSFTVTLSSPGVYYYLCEYPGHAQMGMYGEIVVV comes from the coding sequence ATGAATAAACTCCTAAAGGTAATAGTTGTGGTTGCTTTGGTGGCAGTGGTAGGAGTTGCCGTGGGCATCGCGTATACCTACGTATACCTACCGAGCTACTACCAACAGCAGTCCGTGAGCTACTACAACCAACAGCTCGGAATGATGGGGTACTTCAAGTCGGGAGGACCGGGCGCGATGGGCGGGATGATGGGAGGTATGATGGGTTACGGCCCAGGGTTCGAAATGATGGGCTATTACCACGGTTACGCCTTGGCCTACACTGGCCAGGTGAGCGTATCGCAGGCCGAGGCGGAAGTGAACGCTACTGGGGAGGCAAAGGTCTTTAGGTCCAACGACACTATAGTCTTTACCTCGACTGACATAAGTATAGTGGTCCTTTCCATGGGTCACGTAAGGGCACTAAACTTGACCCACTACGTACCTCCACAGAGTGCCCACTACCAACACAACGTCTTCGTCGTCATGGGACTCATCAACCCAACGATTATAGCGCCCAGCGGTGCCACGCTCCACGTAGTATTCATCAACTTGGACGCAGGAGACTACCACAACCTCGCTATAACTCCAGTCCCTCCGCCTTACCCCTACTACGCTATGATGTACGTTAAGATGGACGTGTTTGCGGTAACGCCAATGATACCCCCTGCAAACTACGCAAGTGGCTACGCCTATGAGTTCTCCTTCACCGTTACCTTGAGCTCCCCTGGAGTTTACTACTACTTGTGTGAGTACCCTGGCCACGCCCAGATGGGGATGTACGGGGAGATAGTGGTGGTGTAA
- a CDS encoding sulfurtransferase TusA family protein: MKTTLDLTGLCCSIPQLMVYSKVKKMVKGDVVEVIVETGSSQEQDVINVIRHFSLEYKVLRQGEKSVYLITK; encoded by the coding sequence ATGAAGACTACTCTCGATTTGACGGGACTCTGCTGCTCCATCCCCCAGCTAATGGTCTACTCCAAGGTAAAGAAAATGGTCAAAGGAGACGTGGTAGAGGTGATAGTAGAGACTGGAAGCTCACAGGAACAGGACGTGATCAACGTAATAAGGCACTTCAGTTTAGAGTACAAGGTCTTAAGACAAGGCGAGAAGTCGGTCTACTTGATAACAAAATAG
- a CDS encoding HoxN/HupN/NixA family nickel/cobalt transporter, translating to MASNKIYVKSAAFYLVEVVLTAFLFFWLARLSEEVGDVEVKVKGTFATFFTLGVLAYLFGLRHAVDADHLAAIDNSTRKLVQEGKSSTFTGLFFSLGHSSVVILLSVALMVATRAIESSIPSLENLGSVVGTLVSGGFLYLIGLLNAVVLFEIYSIYKEVKEGKMNEEKLNEALLKRGFMNKFFKKLFRIVDNQYYMYPIGFLFGLGFDTASETALLAISAASAGVFTNVPLWTLAVFPLLFTAGMTLLDTTDGFFMNGAYRWAFMGNPLRKVWYNLTMTTISILVAYLVGTLELFGLIQSEFNLSGPFWNAISLINGDVWWGNIGIIIIGTFAATWAVSIVVYKVRVSKYEKNVDRKFV from the coding sequence ATGGCCTCAAATAAAATTTACGTCAAGAGCGCGGCCTTTTACCTTGTGGAAGTCGTCTTAACTGCTTTCCTGTTTTTCTGGTTGGCCAGACTTTCGGAGGAAGTAGGAGACGTCGAGGTGAAAGTAAAGGGGACATTTGCCACCTTTTTTACATTGGGCGTCTTGGCCTATTTGTTTGGGTTAAGACACGCGGTTGACGCAGATCACTTGGCTGCCATAGACAACTCGACGAGGAAGCTGGTCCAGGAGGGGAAGTCCTCGACCTTCACTGGGCTCTTCTTCTCCTTGGGCCACTCCTCAGTGGTAATACTGCTCTCCGTGGCCTTGATGGTGGCGACTAGGGCAATAGAGTCGAGCATTCCCTCCTTGGAGAACTTGGGCTCAGTGGTGGGCACGCTCGTAAGCGGGGGTTTCCTCTACTTGATAGGCCTCTTGAACGCCGTCGTGTTATTCGAGATCTACAGTATATACAAGGAGGTAAAGGAGGGCAAGATGAACGAGGAGAAGCTAAACGAGGCGTTGCTTAAGAGGGGATTCATGAACAAGTTCTTTAAGAAGCTCTTTAGGATAGTGGACAACCAGTACTACATGTACCCAATCGGCTTCCTGTTCGGGCTAGGCTTCGACACGGCCTCGGAAACCGCCTTGCTCGCGATAAGCGCGGCCTCTGCAGGTGTGTTCACAAACGTCCCGCTCTGGACGTTAGCTGTGTTTCCCCTGCTTTTCACTGCAGGGATGACGCTGTTAGACACCACCGACGGTTTCTTCATGAACGGAGCGTATAGGTGGGCGTTCATGGGCAATCCCCTGAGAAAGGTGTGGTACAACTTGACCATGACCACCATCTCCATCTTGGTAGCGTATTTGGTGGGAACCCTAGAGCTCTTTGGCTTAATTCAGTCAGAGTTTAACTTAAGCGGTCCCTTCTGGAACGCTATCTCTCTCATAAACGGGGACGTCTGGTGGGGCAATATAGGGATAATCATAATCGGCACGTTTGCTGCTACTTGGGCCGTGTCCATTGTGGTGTACAAGGTGAGAGTAAGCAAGTACGAGAAGAACGTCGACAGGAAGTTCGTGTAA
- a CDS encoding sulfur reduction protein DsrE has product MKRVAYIVESPLGNYILGQMIVPQLEEGRHYVEVKGMFFIDNNVYLLMKGNPLAERLGKLSREKGIYLQACDQCTYMRNLADKLIDEAKIGCFPDFYKAVIDEIDLVITI; this is encoded by the coding sequence TTGAAGAGAGTAGCGTACATAGTTGAGTCCCCTTTGGGCAACTACATCTTGGGCCAGATGATAGTCCCCCAGCTGGAAGAGGGGAGGCACTACGTGGAGGTCAAGGGCATGTTCTTCATAGACAACAACGTCTACCTCCTCATGAAGGGAAACCCTCTCGCCGAGAGGCTAGGGAAGCTGAGCAGGGAGAAGGGGATATACCTCCAAGCCTGCGACCAGTGCACCTACATGAGGAACTTGGCGGACAAGCTAATAGATGAGGCCAAGATAGGTTGCTTCCCAGACTTCTACAAGGCAGTTATAGACGAGATCGACCTAGTCATCACCATCTGA
- a CDS encoding DoxX family membrane protein, which translates to MSRLHVDDFWGLALRLSLASIWFNAGVLGKLFNPGFLNPNSNDYVGLTILYFAQGSPIRGFLYAVAFPHPILTGVLVMVGEISFGLSFLLGLGVRLSGTTAFATNLIYFLSASWTGAEEFGINLLMMLLDAYFIAYGAGRYSLDRALERKTRVVNSKYLVMAGVAIYVAVVLWLYLYGVGV; encoded by the coding sequence GTGAGCAGGTTACACGTTGACGACTTCTGGGGCCTAGCCCTAAGGTTGTCCTTAGCCTCCATCTGGTTCAACGCGGGAGTCCTAGGGAAGTTGTTCAACCCAGGCTTCCTGAACCCCAACTCCAACGACTACGTTGGGCTAACCATCTTGTACTTTGCTCAAGGGTCCCCAATTAGGGGCTTTCTTTACGCGGTTGCGTTTCCCCACCCTATACTCACTGGCGTACTGGTGATGGTGGGCGAGATCTCGTTTGGGCTGAGCTTCCTGTTAGGCCTAGGGGTTAGATTGAGCGGTACAACCGCCTTCGCTACTAACCTAATATACTTCCTCTCCGCCTCTTGGACCGGTGCTGAGGAGTTCGGAATAAACTTGCTAATGATGTTGCTTGACGCCTACTTCATAGCTTACGGGGCTGGAAGGTACTCGCTTGATCGGGCGTTGGAGAGGAAGACCCGGGTAGTTAACTCCAAGTACCTAGTAATGGCGGGGGTAGCGATATACGTGGCGGTGGTCTTGTGGCTCTACTTGTACGGCGTTGGCGTGTAA
- a CDS encoding PDZ domain-containing protein yields MFFQATPRSRYIEVIAKGREGIVVFPTYVPGSYLIRELERNVVEIEGVRISKNKFYVKDTFRYLVYSSSKDQREAISTDDYLFINPPAVFPFSEVNEKYCVKLSLPAGWKVATTLRQEGDAFCADNYHDFADSPIEASPNLKLIEVDDMHVISTIDDVDVEIVRKVAEEADKVIQPSRKYVFHFRRSDKNFGGIEHRDTSAIVVPWNREELAVLFAHEYFHRLNVKELYPADLRHNYEHEVYTDLLWFSEGFTDYLAVKVAVRSGAIDRKKGLERVLSALHSLTFPGAKRVSLAESSRTTWIKYYRQDENFLNSSVSYYDGGLALAFYADAKAQKGIEECFKALREGSRGGAFTFDLLDRAMRELGFEELDLAYRPARDILEAIREKLGLEVMDEGKEYYGLVLEGNRVKFVEDDSPADRAGLLPDDQIVAVNGTSAPLRGEAELLLLREGRVKRTKLSPGRNPGHSLRLKLTGKVAEKVFMGEVEGEYRSNVV; encoded by the coding sequence ATGTTCTTCCAAGCAACTCCTAGGAGCAGGTACATCGAGGTAATAGCGAAGGGGAGGGAAGGGATTGTAGTCTTTCCCACCTACGTCCCTGGATCCTACTTAATCCGGGAGCTTGAGAGGAACGTGGTGGAGATAGAGGGCGTGAGAATCTCCAAGAACAAGTTTTACGTTAAGGACACCTTCCGCTACTTAGTCTACTCCTCCAGCAAGGATCAGAGGGAGGCCATCTCGACGGACGACTACCTCTTCATCAACCCCCCAGCCGTCTTCCCTTTCTCTGAAGTTAACGAAAAGTACTGCGTCAAGCTCTCCCTTCCTGCAGGCTGGAAAGTGGCGACGACGCTTAGGCAAGAGGGGGACGCCTTCTGTGCTGACAACTACCACGATTTCGCCGACTCCCCAATAGAGGCGTCGCCTAACTTAAAGCTGATCGAGGTGGACGACATGCATGTCATCTCGACCATCGACGACGTGGACGTTGAGATTGTGAGGAAAGTGGCGGAGGAGGCAGACAAGGTAATCCAGCCCAGTAGGAAGTACGTGTTCCACTTCAGGAGGTCCGATAAGAACTTTGGAGGGATAGAGCACAGGGACACCTCAGCTATCGTCGTCCCCTGGAACAGGGAGGAGTTGGCAGTTCTCTTTGCCCACGAGTACTTCCACAGGCTGAACGTAAAGGAGCTCTACCCGGCTGACTTAAGGCACAACTACGAGCACGAGGTCTACACTGACCTGCTGTGGTTCTCCGAGGGCTTCACGGACTACTTGGCAGTGAAGGTAGCCGTGAGGAGCGGGGCAATAGATAGGAAGAAGGGTTTGGAGAGGGTGCTCTCTGCCCTCCACTCCCTCACCTTCCCTGGGGCTAAAAGGGTAAGTCTGGCTGAGTCCTCGAGGACGACGTGGATAAAGTACTATAGGCAGGACGAGAACTTTCTCAACTCCTCCGTGTCCTACTACGATGGGGGGCTCGCTCTAGCCTTCTACGCAGACGCGAAGGCGCAGAAAGGTATAGAGGAGTGCTTCAAGGCCTTGAGGGAGGGAAGCAGGGGAGGTGCCTTTACTTTTGACCTGCTGGACAGGGCAATGAGGGAGTTGGGCTTTGAGGAACTCGACCTAGCTTACAGGCCGGCGAGAGATATCTTGGAGGCCATAAGGGAAAAACTGGGACTAGAGGTCATGGACGAAGGTAAGGAGTACTACGGACTAGTCCTTGAAGGCAACAGGGTGAAGTTCGTAGAGGACGACTCTCCAGCTGACCGCGCTGGGTTATTGCCAGACGACCAGATAGTGGCAGTCAATGGGACCTCCGCGCCCTTAAGGGGGGAGGCAGAACTCCTGCTGTTGAGGGAGGGGAGAGTAAAAAGAACTAAGCTTAGTCCAGGGAGGAATCCTGGGCACTCACTGAGGCTAAAGCTAACTGGAAAGGTTGCGGAGAAGGTTTTCATGGGAGAGGTGGAGGGGGAGTACAGGTCCAACGTTGTCTAG
- a CDS encoding sulfurtransferase TusA family protein: protein MITKINIQDFSPLLDVEKYGRLYMLKDVKKLDFGYRAKLSIFKKDFNVFVKAKSSSLEIMEEGGKFVITVSFKGNEVAVDFTAISPLYALLTPVEFKISKNIEAYAKDICSRAIRQVSRKDLAILEVFRTVPSKTLDLRGTSCPVPEIEAKKAILSSRPFDPIEVLVDHPAAILYTLPEVARVFNCRYEVRNMGDYASFVFICGRKEGKLKLDLSDVKNVMRSEGEIARLYLHFDKVVKEVKVDKINSELFEVEGTKLIVASPEGRGWLLTSLFEGPRLLGARLDYGNVKLFDEDALNSVIGYEGLTNVYYLEH, encoded by the coding sequence ATGATAACTAAAATTAACATTCAAGATTTCTCCCCTTTACTTGACGTAGAGAAGTACGGCAGACTATACATGTTGAAGGACGTGAAGAAGCTGGACTTCGGTTATAGGGCAAAGCTATCCATATTCAAGAAGGACTTCAACGTCTTCGTCAAGGCGAAGTCCAGCTCTTTGGAAATAATGGAGGAGGGAGGGAAGTTCGTCATTACCGTCAGCTTTAAGGGCAACGAAGTAGCAGTTGACTTCACAGCCATATCCCCTCTCTACGCCCTCCTTACTCCAGTGGAGTTCAAGATCTCCAAGAACATAGAGGCCTACGCCAAGGACATATGCTCTAGGGCGATTAGGCAGGTCTCCAGGAAAGACCTCGCAATACTAGAGGTCTTTCGGACCGTCCCCTCCAAGACCCTGGACCTCAGGGGAACATCTTGCCCAGTGCCAGAAATAGAGGCGAAGAAGGCTATTCTAAGCTCAAGGCCCTTTGATCCCATCGAAGTCCTAGTAGATCACCCCGCGGCAATACTCTACACCTTGCCCGAGGTAGCTCGTGTGTTCAACTGCAGGTACGAGGTGAGGAACATGGGAGATTACGCATCCTTCGTCTTCATATGCGGCAGGAAAGAAGGCAAATTGAAACTGGACTTGAGCGACGTAAAGAACGTCATGAGGAGCGAGGGGGAAATAGCGAGGCTTTACTTGCACTTTGACAAGGTCGTTAAGGAGGTAAAGGTAGATAAGATCAACTCAGAGCTCTTCGAGGTGGAGGGGACAAAACTTATCGTAGCCTCCCCTGAGGGCAGGGGGTGGTTGCTCACCTCTCTCTTCGAGGGCCCTAGACTCCTAGGGGCGAGGCTGGACTACGGAAACGTAAAGCTGTTCGATGAGGACGCCCTCAACTCCGTAATAGGATACGAGGGGCTCACTAACGTGTACTACCTGGAGCACTAA
- a CDS encoding glycosyltransferase family 2 protein gives MKRCLYGTVYNNVNNVRDSVKSFFSPIYDKIVIVDSFSTDGTYETLKEIEGDYNLTVLRYRSTRGKGRDYALRHCPDNSVTAYVDLDAIYNRNLEKLISLDKDKVSVTLAQGTFVARKETILNSGGWKDLYTGEDLEMVTRVGIEEYLPLLIGENAKVKGFRENRYATSSLRRLMRTFNVTVDYLRASYNLSDLRKWKGSTLKYLPFYVVALAKGRLMNDRRLSNAMYEFYLRVTHLRNPQEYGFSGEDVLFHYPSWMVKIVEGKTGIKVDEEVRSRLRGAKETTVTRGKHLFKVFYYSDEALERLLNKV, from the coding sequence ATGAAGCGCTGCCTCTACGGCACAGTTTACAATAACGTCAACAACGTCAGGGACAGCGTAAAGTCCTTTTTCTCCCCCATTTACGACAAGATAGTGATAGTGGACTCGTTCTCCACTGACGGGACTTACGAGACCCTAAAGGAGATAGAAGGGGACTACAACTTGACAGTTTTAAGGTACAGGTCGACTAGGGGGAAGGGGAGGGACTACGCCTTGAGGCACTGCCCAGACAACTCCGTCACCGCCTACGTCGACCTAGACGCAATATACAACAGGAACCTAGAGAAGCTCATCTCCTTGGACAAGGACAAGGTGTCGGTAACCTTGGCACAGGGGACCTTCGTGGCCAGGAAGGAGACTATACTAAACTCGGGGGGCTGGAAGGACCTCTACACGGGCGAGGACTTGGAAATGGTGACGAGGGTGGGGATAGAGGAGTACCTCCCCCTTCTGATAGGGGAGAACGCTAAAGTGAAGGGGTTCAGGGAGAACAGGTACGCCACGTCTAGCCTAAGGAGGTTGATGAGGACGTTTAACGTCACTGTGGACTACCTTAGGGCTTCCTACAACTTGTCGGACTTGAGGAAGTGGAAGGGGTCCACGTTAAAGTACCTGCCCTTCTACGTTGTCGCCTTGGCAAAGGGCAGGCTCATGAACGACAGGAGGCTCAGCAACGCCATGTACGAGTTCTACTTGCGGGTAACCCACTTGAGGAACCCCCAGGAGTACGGCTTCAGTGGTGAGGACGTCTTGTTCCACTACCCGTCGTGGATGGTGAAGATCGTGGAGGGCAAAACTGGGATAAAGGTGGACGAGGAGGTGAGGTCAAGGTTACGCGGGGCAAAGGAGACAACCGTAACGCGAGGAAAGCACTTGTTCAAGGTCTTTTACTACTCCGACGAGGCCTTGGAGAGGCTGTTGAACAAGGTCTAG